The Micromonospora sp. NBC_01740 genome includes a window with the following:
- a CDS encoding ACT domain-containing protein: MLDIALLPGKYAVCRLAAGSALPPELSGGLSNGDVVTVSWTADGISLICPADRAPEQAVGETAWRCLRVAEPLDLAVSGTLAALVDPLAAARVSVVAFSTYDTDYLLVPAVRLREATAALERAGHRVLG; this comes from the coding sequence ATGCTCGATATCGCTCTGCTGCCGGGGAAGTACGCCGTGTGCCGCCTGGCCGCCGGCTCCGCCCTGCCGCCCGAGTTGTCGGGCGGGTTGAGCAACGGCGACGTCGTCACGGTGAGCTGGACGGCCGACGGGATCTCGCTGATCTGCCCCGCCGACCGGGCGCCCGAGCAGGCCGTCGGCGAGACCGCCTGGCGCTGCCTGCGGGTCGCCGAACCGCTCGACCTGGCGGTCAGCGGCACCCTCGCCGCGCTGGTGGACCCCCTCGCCGCAGCCCGGGTCAGCGTGGTCGCCTTCTCCACCTACGACACCGACTACCTGCTGGTTCCCGCCGTGCGGCTCCGCGAGGCGACCGCCGCGCTGGAGCGTGCCGGCCATCGCGTCCTCGGCTGA
- the pheA gene encoding prephenate dehydratase encodes MPGTPPTRFVYLGPEGTFAEQALKSIPAAERGSRTPARSVPEALEGVRTGEADAALVPLENSIGGAVGVTLDELAEGEPLVITREVVLPVEFVLAARPGTTLPHVRSVAAHPQASTQCRGWLRAHLPDAVVVDVLSNGAAAAGAATGEYDAAICAPIGAGRHRLDVLADKIADHPDAVTRFALVSRPGPPPPPTGDDVTSLAVYIAHDRVGALLSVLMELAVRGVNMSRIESRPTGEALGRYVFFLDCAGHVADVRLGEALQGLRRVCADVRFLGSYPRHRFPGTGDRPIPAPAGLSDADYADAAAWLARLRAGDLG; translated from the coding sequence ATGCCGGGAACACCGCCGACGCGCTTCGTCTATCTCGGGCCGGAGGGCACCTTCGCCGAGCAGGCGTTGAAGAGCATCCCCGCCGCCGAGCGGGGCAGCCGCACGCCGGCCCGCAGCGTCCCCGAGGCGCTGGAGGGCGTACGGACCGGGGAGGCCGACGCGGCCCTGGTGCCGCTGGAGAACTCGATCGGCGGCGCCGTCGGGGTGACCCTGGACGAGCTCGCCGAGGGCGAACCCCTGGTGATCACCCGCGAGGTGGTCCTGCCGGTCGAGTTCGTGCTCGCCGCGCGGCCCGGCACGACGCTCCCGCACGTGCGCAGCGTCGCCGCCCACCCGCAGGCGTCCACCCAGTGTCGGGGTTGGCTGCGCGCGCACCTGCCCGACGCCGTCGTCGTCGACGTGCTCTCCAACGGCGCCGCCGCCGCCGGAGCCGCCACCGGCGAGTACGACGCGGCGATCTGCGCCCCGATCGGGGCCGGGCGGCACCGGCTCGACGTGCTCGCCGACAAGATCGCCGACCACCCGGACGCGGTGACCCGCTTCGCGCTGGTGTCCCGCCCCGGGCCGCCCCCGCCGCCGACGGGCGACGACGTGACGTCCCTGGCGGTCTACATCGCGCACGACCGGGTGGGCGCGCTGCTGTCGGTGCTGATGGAGCTGGCCGTCCGCGGGGTCAACATGAGCCGGATCGAGTCCCGCCCGACGGGCGAGGCGCTCGGCCGCTACGTCTTCTTCCTCGACTGCGCCGGGCACGTGGCGGACGTACGCCTCGGCGAGGCGTTGCAGGGGCTGCGCCGGGTCTGCGCCGACGTGCGCTTCCTGGGCTCGTACCCCCGGCACCGGTTCCCCGGGACGGGCGACCGCCCGATCCCGGCCCCCGCCGGCCTCTCGGACGCCGACTACGCCGACGCGGCCGCCTGGCTGGCCCGCCTGCGCGCCGGCGACCTCGGCTGA
- a CDS encoding AIM24 family protein: MRSELFSAENLEKESAQPGMRLQNSKMLKVELNGEMMARVGSMVAYQGQVQFQALGSGGLGKFLKQKLTGEGVPLMKVSGRGDVFLADFAKDVHVIDLEPGDALSINGSSVLAFDSTLQYDIRMVGGAGMASSSGLFNCVFSGYGRIAITTKGTPVVLSVDAPTYVDPQAAVCWSANLQTGYHRAEQLGLGTLLGRSTGEAFTMSFAGQGFVVVQPSEEPPVMGSGSQEQQGGLLGGLLS, from the coding sequence ATGCGCAGCGAGCTGTTCTCGGCGGAGAACCTTGAGAAGGAGTCCGCGCAGCCCGGCATGCGGCTGCAGAACTCCAAGATGTTGAAGGTCGAACTCAACGGCGAGATGATGGCCCGGGTCGGGTCGATGGTCGCCTACCAGGGGCAGGTGCAGTTCCAGGCGCTCGGCTCCGGCGGGCTCGGCAAGTTCCTCAAGCAGAAGCTGACCGGCGAGGGCGTCCCGCTGATGAAGGTCTCGGGCCGGGGTGACGTCTTCCTCGCCGACTTCGCCAAGGACGTGCACGTCATCGACCTGGAGCCCGGCGACGCGCTCTCCATCAACGGCTCCAGCGTGCTGGCCTTCGACTCCACCCTCCAGTACGACATCCGGATGGTCGGCGGGGCCGGCATGGCGTCCTCGTCGGGCCTGTTCAACTGCGTCTTCAGCGGTTACGGCCGGATCGCCATCACCACCAAGGGCACTCCGGTGGTGCTCAGCGTCGACGCCCCCACCTACGTCGACCCGCAGGCGGCGGTCTGCTGGTCGGCCAACCTCCAGACCGGCTACCACCGCGCCGAGCAGCTCGGCCTCGGCACGCTGCTGGGCCGGAGCACCGGCGAGGCGTTCACGATGAGCTTCGCCGGCCAGGGCTTCGTCGTCGTCCAGCCCTCCGAGGAGCCGCCCGTCATGGGCAGCGGCTCCCAGGAGCAGCAGGGCGGTCTCCTCGGCGGCCTGCTCAGCTGA
- a CDS encoding metallopeptidase family protein → MEMSRERFEELVGDALDEVPEELLALMSNVVILVEDDPPPGEDLLGLYEGHALTDRGWDYAGVLPDRILIYRNPILRICDDDEDVVDEVAVTVVHEIAHHFGIDDARLHELGWG, encoded by the coding sequence GTGGAGATGAGTCGCGAGCGCTTCGAGGAGCTGGTCGGCGACGCGCTCGACGAGGTGCCCGAGGAACTCCTCGCCCTGATGAGCAACGTCGTGATCCTGGTGGAGGACGACCCGCCCCCCGGCGAGGACCTGCTCGGCCTCTACGAGGGGCACGCCCTCACCGACCGCGGCTGGGACTACGCCGGCGTGCTGCCGGACCGCATCCTGATCTACCGCAATCCCATCCTGCGCATCTGCGACGACGACGAGGACGTCGTCGACGAGGTGGCGGTGACGGTGGTGCACGAGATCGCCCACCACTTCGGCATCGACGACGCCCGCCTGCACGAGCTGGGCTGGGGCTGA
- a CDS encoding OsmC family protein: protein MPIRTASAQWQGNLTEGSGTIRTGKGGLEGNYSFKSRFEEGEGTNPEELIGAAHAGCFSMAFSKALAEAGSPPTSVETTAKVHLDKTDAGMAVTRIELDTVGQVPGIDEAQFTKLAETAKENCPISRLLAPGAQISLTARLAS from the coding sequence ATGCCTATCCGTACCGCTTCCGCACAATGGCAGGGCAACCTCACCGAGGGGTCCGGCACGATCCGCACCGGCAAGGGCGGGCTGGAGGGGAACTACTCCTTCAAGTCCCGTTTCGAGGAGGGTGAGGGCACCAACCCCGAGGAGCTGATCGGCGCGGCCCACGCCGGCTGCTTCTCGATGGCGTTCTCCAAGGCACTCGCCGAGGCCGGCTCGCCGCCCACCTCCGTGGAGACCACCGCCAAGGTCCACCTCGACAAGACCGACGCCGGGATGGCGGTGACTCGGATCGAGCTGGACACCGTCGGCCAGGTGCCCGGCATCGACGAGGCGCAGTTCACCAAGCTCGCGGAGACCGCCAAGGAGAACTGCCCGATCTCCCGCCTGCTCGCCCCGGGCGCCCAGATCAGCCTGACCGCGCGCCTCGCCTCCTGA
- a CDS encoding GNAT family N-acetyltransferase — MGERDWPVAEAVDTERLLLEPLRVDHAEELAPLLDDPALHEYIGGSPATPEQLRERYRRQTTGRSPDGREGWLNWVVRHRDSGDAVGTVQATVRLDGDRPVAELAWVVLTPHQGRGYAGEAAAGLVGWLAERDIRALVAHVHPDHRASARVAERLGLRATDERADGEVRWVAP, encoded by the coding sequence GTGGGAGAGCGGGACTGGCCGGTGGCGGAGGCCGTCGACACCGAGCGGCTGCTGCTGGAGCCGCTCCGCGTCGACCACGCCGAGGAACTCGCCCCCCTCCTGGACGACCCGGCCCTGCACGAGTACATCGGGGGCAGCCCGGCCACCCCGGAGCAGCTCCGGGAGCGGTACCGCCGGCAGACAACCGGGCGGTCGCCGGACGGTCGGGAGGGCTGGCTCAACTGGGTCGTCCGGCACCGGGACAGCGGCGACGCGGTCGGCACCGTGCAGGCCACCGTGCGGCTCGACGGTGACCGGCCGGTCGCCGAGCTGGCCTGGGTCGTCCTGACGCCGCACCAGGGCCGCGGCTACGCCGGCGAGGCCGCCGCCGGCCTGGTCGGCTGGCTGGCGGAGCGCGACATCCGGGCGCTGGTCGCGCACGTGCACCCCGACCACCGGGCCTCCGCCCGGGTGGCCGAGCGGCTCGGCCTGCGGGCCACCGACGAGCGAGCGGACGGCGAGGTCCGCTGGGTGGCCCCCTGA
- a CDS encoding HAD family hydrolase has protein sequence MTRPGLPKLIATDLDGTLVRSDDTVSAYTHAVLDRVRAAGIPVVGATGRGPRLAGMTRNDIRAADFLVMAGGGRVVDQSDPAGPVVLRDERLSAEVLTALLADLEAAVGPLTVMVEASDEHGAPLWGDYHPSWPYQHEFEARSRAECLSCDVIKAFVRTADHHVDELLAVARRIVAPEVATLTQAGLGFVEICPPGVDKSTGLTVVAQRLGVDPADVLVFGDMPNDLPMFEWAGWARVAVSNAHPMVRAAADEVTLRNDDDGVAVYLDRLLSR, from the coding sequence ATGACCCGCCCGGGCCTGCCCAAGCTGATCGCCACGGATCTCGACGGGACGCTCGTCCGCAGCGACGACACCGTCTCGGCGTACACGCACGCGGTGCTCGACCGGGTGCGGGCCGCCGGTATCCCGGTGGTCGGCGCTACCGGTCGCGGGCCCCGGCTGGCCGGAATGACCCGCAACGACATCCGGGCCGCGGACTTCCTGGTGATGGCTGGCGGCGGCCGGGTCGTCGACCAGAGCGACCCGGCCGGGCCGGTGGTGCTGCGCGACGAGCGCCTCTCCGCCGAGGTGCTGACCGCGCTGCTGGCCGACCTGGAGGCGGCCGTCGGGCCGCTGACCGTGATGGTCGAGGCGTCGGACGAGCACGGCGCCCCGCTCTGGGGCGACTACCACCCGAGCTGGCCCTACCAGCACGAGTTCGAGGCGCGCAGTCGCGCCGAGTGCCTCTCGTGCGACGTGATCAAGGCGTTCGTCCGGACCGCCGACCACCACGTCGACGAACTGCTCGCGGTCGCCCGGCGGATCGTCGCGCCGGAGGTCGCCACGCTCACCCAGGCGGGGCTGGGCTTCGTCGAGATCTGCCCGCCGGGGGTCGACAAGTCCACCGGGCTGACCGTGGTGGCGCAGCGCCTCGGCGTCGACCCGGCCGACGTCCTGGTCTTCGGCGACATGCCCAACGACCTGCCGATGTTCGAGTGGGCCGGCTGGGCCCGGGTCGCGGTCTCCAACGCCCACCCGATGGTCCGCGCCGCCGCGGACGAGGTGACCCTGCGCAACGACGACGACGGGGTGGCGGTGTACCTCGATCGGCTACTGTCCCGCTGA
- a CDS encoding HAD family hydrolase: protein MGEAPRLIATDIDGTLLRDDRTLSPHTADVLVRLSARGTPVVLVTGRPIRWLKMVYEQLAEPLPAICANGAVVYDPVADEVQRADPLAPELLAEVARRLRAEVPEISFAVEIVDSRQMRHEAHYPLRWDADHDAIRAVETPEELLAAPAVKLLARSAEQDPDAFVALVAAALEGLAEATHSSYSGLVEISAAGVTKAAGLAWYCARLGIDARDVLAFGDMPNDVPMLTWAGRGVAVANAHRAVLEIADEVTAANSADGVAAYLEKVFGVG, encoded by the coding sequence ATGGGAGAGGCACCACGGCTGATCGCCACCGACATCGACGGCACCCTGCTCCGGGACGACCGCACGCTCAGCCCGCACACCGCCGACGTGCTGGTCCGGCTGTCCGCGCGGGGCACGCCCGTCGTGCTGGTCACCGGCCGCCCCATCCGCTGGCTGAAGATGGTGTACGAGCAGCTCGCCGAGCCGCTGCCGGCGATCTGCGCCAACGGCGCGGTGGTCTACGACCCGGTCGCCGACGAGGTGCAGCGGGCCGACCCGCTCGCCCCGGAACTGCTCGCCGAGGTGGCCCGGCGGCTGCGCGCCGAGGTGCCGGAGATCAGCTTCGCGGTGGAGATCGTCGACAGCCGGCAGATGCGGCACGAGGCGCACTACCCGCTGCGCTGGGACGCCGACCACGACGCGATCCGGGCGGTCGAGACCCCCGAGGAGCTGCTGGCGGCACCGGCGGTGAAGCTGTTGGCCCGGTCCGCCGAGCAGGACCCGGACGCGTTCGTCGCGCTGGTGGCCGCGGCCCTCGAAGGGCTGGCCGAGGCGACCCACTCGTCGTACTCGGGGCTGGTGGAGATCTCCGCCGCCGGCGTGACCAAGGCGGCCGGGCTGGCGTGGTACTGCGCGCGGCTCGGCATCGACGCCCGGGACGTGCTCGCCTTCGGCGACATGCCGAACGACGTGCCGATGCTGACCTGGGCCGGGCGGGGAGTGGCGGTGGCGAACGCGCACCGCGCCGTCCTGGAGATCGCCGACGAGGTCACGGCGGCGAACTCGGCGGACGGCGTGGCGGCGTACCTGGAGAAGGTCTTCGGGGTGGGGTGA
- a CDS encoding bacterial proteasome activator family protein, giving the protein MGPMTEAHSAGQNDEPGQDGTGHSGTVVVVGPDGRPVGTVQTDEAHGEDPTRLVEQPAKVMRIGSMIKQLLEEVKAAPLDDASRHRMREIHQRSIVELKEGLAPELREELERISLPFTEEKAPSEGELRIAHAQLVGWLEGLFHGIQAALVAQQMAARVQLEQMRSGRQALPSGPGAGMLPGMPGMGQPPQGGEGHSTGQYL; this is encoded by the coding sequence ATGGGTCCCATGACCGAAGCGCACTCCGCTGGACAGAACGACGAGCCGGGCCAGGATGGCACCGGTCACTCCGGAACGGTGGTGGTGGTCGGCCCGGACGGGCGGCCCGTCGGCACCGTGCAGACCGACGAGGCACACGGCGAGGACCCGACCCGACTGGTCGAGCAGCCGGCCAAGGTGATGCGGATCGGCAGCATGATCAAGCAGCTGCTCGAGGAGGTCAAGGCCGCCCCGCTCGACGACGCCAGCCGGCACCGGATGCGGGAGATCCACCAGCGGTCGATCGTCGAGCTGAAGGAGGGGCTCGCCCCCGAGCTGCGCGAGGAGCTGGAACGCATCTCGCTGCCCTTCACCGAGGAGAAGGCGCCCAGCGAGGGCGAGCTGCGCATCGCGCACGCCCAGCTCGTCGGCTGGCTGGAGGGCCTGTTCCACGGCATCCAGGCGGCCCTGGTCGCCCAGCAGATGGCCGCCCGGGTGCAGCTGGAGCAGATGCGCTCCGGCCGGCAGGCGCTGCCCAGCGGCCCCGGTGCCGGAATGCTGCCGGGCATGCCGGGGATGGGCCAGCCGCCGCAGGGCGGCGAGGGGCACAGCACCGGCCAGTACCTCTGA
- a CDS encoding alpha/beta hydrolase family protein produces MPADPRDVLSRPAPAPDVTVSYGDHPDQLADLRVPAGSGPARQLVVVVHGGFWRAGYDRRHTDPLAAALAELGHPVAQVEYRRTGQPGGGWPATLTDVLAGVTELPRLAAEALPGRVAAGPPLLVGHSAGGHLALYLAATAPDAVGGVLALAPVSNLAEAYRLDLDEGAVAALLGGGPADHPERYAAADPRSLVPIPTRTVVAHGSLDEHVPVGMSREFVAAGRAAGGDVHLVELPECEHFGLIDPESAAWPEITAAFRSLRKDR; encoded by the coding sequence ATGCCCGCCGACCCCCGCGACGTGCTCAGCCGCCCCGCTCCGGCCCCCGACGTCACCGTCTCCTACGGCGACCACCCGGACCAGCTCGCCGACCTGCGCGTCCCCGCCGGGTCGGGCCCGGCCCGGCAGCTGGTCGTGGTGGTGCACGGCGGCTTCTGGCGGGCCGGGTACGACCGGCGGCACACCGACCCGCTGGCCGCCGCGCTGGCCGAGCTGGGCCACCCGGTGGCGCAGGTGGAGTACCGCCGGACGGGACAGCCGGGTGGCGGCTGGCCCGCGACGCTGACCGACGTGCTGGCCGGCGTGACGGAGCTGCCCCGGCTCGCGGCCGAGGCGCTGCCCGGCCGGGTCGCCGCCGGGCCGCCGCTGCTGGTGGGCCACTCGGCGGGGGGACACCTGGCGCTGTACCTGGCGGCGACCGCCCCGGACGCCGTCGGCGGCGTGCTGGCGCTGGCCCCGGTGTCGAACCTCGCGGAGGCGTACCGGCTGGATCTGGACGAGGGGGCGGTGGCCGCGCTGCTGGGCGGCGGCCCGGCGGACCACCCCGAGCGGTACGCCGCAGCGGATCCACGTTCATTGGTGCCCATCCCGACACGGACAGTAGTTGCGCATGGCTCACTCGATGAGCACGTCCCGGTCGGGATGAGTCGGGAGTTCGTCGCCGCCGGCCGGGCGGCGGGCGGCGACGTTCACCTCGTTGAGCTGCCGGAATGCGAGCATTTCGGGCTCATCGATCCGGAGTCCGCCGCGTGGCCAGAGATCACGGCTGCTTTCCGATCGCTGCGGAAAGATCGCTAA
- a CDS encoding ABC transporter substrate-binding protein has protein sequence MSQMNRRRALQLLAALGTAGLVAGCGTDDADGEAAGTGSPIKIGLVAPTSGGFKAIGDEVTNGFQLFLDLNDKLLGGHPTTLLTADEGESVKTGKAAVEGLLKQGVLALTGVVDANVMSGIRDTVEQARVPLIGSNASPSSLQSVVYIWRTSYVLDEAGRALGRYLREQLEPSARLAIIAPDSVGSQDVVRGFRQEFGESDPRIKDAVVSTEVFTNPSKSAYRADIRKALGRNPTAVFCFFAGPAAVEFIKQLRIEGFTGKVYAPGFLTEGAVLSSVKAEDALGIQTALNYSSDLNNTANRRFASAYRKKHGTSPTTYAMASYDAAQVLDQAIRIAGGSPTPQQVNLALGKIGQIDSPRGLWQFNQPRTPQQRWYLREVQLDGQVLSNVLVTELATLG, from the coding sequence GTGTCCCAGATGAACCGCAGGCGGGCCCTCCAACTGCTGGCCGCTCTCGGTACGGCCGGACTGGTCGCCGGGTGCGGCACCGACGACGCCGACGGCGAAGCGGCGGGCACGGGAAGCCCGATCAAGATCGGCCTCGTGGCGCCGACCAGCGGCGGCTTCAAGGCGATCGGCGACGAGGTCACCAACGGCTTCCAGCTCTTCCTCGATCTCAACGACAAGCTGCTGGGCGGGCACCCCACCACCCTGCTCACCGCCGACGAGGGCGAGAGCGTCAAGACCGGCAAGGCCGCCGTCGAGGGGCTGCTGAAGCAGGGCGTGCTCGCCCTCACCGGCGTGGTCGACGCGAACGTCATGTCCGGCATCCGGGACACGGTCGAACAGGCCCGGGTGCCCCTGATCGGTTCCAACGCCTCGCCGTCCAGCCTCCAGAGCGTCGTCTACATCTGGCGGACGTCGTACGTGCTCGACGAGGCCGGCCGGGCGCTGGGCCGCTACCTGCGCGAACAGCTGGAGCCGTCGGCGCGGTTGGCGATCATCGCGCCGGACAGCGTCGGCAGCCAGGACGTGGTGCGGGGCTTCCGGCAGGAGTTCGGCGAGTCCGACCCCCGGATCAAGGACGCGGTGGTCTCGACGGAGGTCTTCACCAACCCGTCGAAGTCCGCGTACCGGGCCGACATCCGCAAGGCGCTGGGCCGGAACCCGACGGCGGTGTTCTGCTTCTTCGCCGGGCCGGCCGCCGTCGAGTTCATCAAGCAGTTGCGCATCGAGGGGTTCACCGGCAAGGTCTACGCCCCCGGCTTCCTGACCGAGGGCGCCGTGCTGAGCAGCGTCAAGGCCGAGGACGCGCTGGGCATCCAGACGGCGCTGAACTACTCGTCCGACCTGAACAACACGGCCAACCGCCGGTTCGCCTCGGCGTACCGCAAGAAGCACGGCACCTCGCCGACCACCTACGCGATGGCCTCGTACGACGCCGCGCAGGTGCTCGACCAGGCGATCCGGATCGCCGGCGGGTCACCCACCCCGCAGCAGGTCAACCTGGCCCTCGGCAAGATCGGCCAGATCGACAGTCCGCGCGGGCTGTGGCAGTTCAACCAGCCCCGTACGCCGCAGCAGCGGTGGTACCTGCGCGAGGTCCAGCTCGACGGCCAGGTGCTGTCCAACGTCCTGGTGACCGAGCTGGCCACGCTCGGCTGA
- the ddaH gene encoding dimethylargininase, with protein sequence MVIVNQQRVARKRTYLMCSPEHFAVEYAINPWMDVTTPVDSQLAVKQWDRLRESLVGLGHEVHLLTPERGLPDMVYAANGAFVVDGTVYGAQFKHEQRAAEAAAHRAFYESQGWRFIAPIETNEGEGDFAYLPEAHGGLILAGHGFRTELPAHAEAQEALGRPVVSLRLVDPRFYHLDVALASIDDENVVYYPGAFSAASQRVLTQLFPDAVVADAEDALAFGLNLVSDGLNVVLNSEATRLAGKLKAAGYHPVPVELAELKKGGGSVKCCIAELRH encoded by the coding sequence TTGGTCATCGTGAACCAGCAGCGAGTCGCGCGAAAGCGGACATATCTCATGTGCTCGCCCGAGCACTTCGCGGTCGAGTACGCGATCAATCCGTGGATGGACGTGACCACCCCGGTCGACTCGCAGCTTGCGGTCAAGCAGTGGGACCGGCTGCGGGAGAGCCTGGTCGGTCTCGGCCACGAGGTGCACCTGCTGACTCCCGAGCGGGGCCTGCCCGACATGGTCTACGCGGCCAACGGGGCGTTCGTGGTCGACGGCACGGTCTACGGCGCGCAGTTCAAGCACGAGCAGCGGGCCGCCGAGGCCGCCGCGCACCGGGCGTTCTACGAGTCGCAGGGCTGGCGGTTCATCGCGCCGATCGAGACCAACGAGGGCGAGGGCGACTTCGCGTACCTGCCGGAGGCACACGGCGGGCTGATCCTCGCCGGGCACGGCTTCCGCACCGAGCTGCCGGCGCACGCCGAGGCGCAGGAGGCGCTCGGCCGGCCCGTGGTGTCGCTGCGCCTGGTCGACCCGCGCTTCTACCACCTGGACGTCGCGCTCGCCTCGATCGACGACGAGAACGTCGTCTATTACCCGGGCGCCTTCTCCGCCGCCAGCCAGCGGGTGCTCACGCAGCTCTTCCCCGACGCGGTGGTCGCCGACGCCGAGGACGCCCTGGCCTTCGGCCTCAACCTGGTCAGCGACGGGCTCAACGTCGTGCTGAACAGCGAGGCGACCCGCCTGGCCGGGAAGCTGAAGGCGGCCGGCTACCACCCGGTCCCGGTCGAGCTGGCCGAGCTGAAGAAGGGCGGCGGCAGCGTGAAGTGCTGCATCGCCGAACTCCGCCACTGA
- a CDS encoding Lrp/AsnC family transcriptional regulator produces MQIDDVDQRIIALLVADARASYADIGQRVSLSAPAVKRRVDRLRAAGVIRGFTAVVDPAAVGWTTEAFVELFCAGRTTPAQIGVATRRHPEVVGAYTVSGEADALVHLRAADIGHLEAALERLRAESFVTSTRSTIVLSRLVDSPGVGPSPR; encoded by the coding sequence TTGCAGATAGATGACGTGGACCAGCGGATCATTGCGTTGCTCGTCGCGGACGCCCGCGCCTCGTACGCCGACATCGGTCAGCGGGTGTCGCTCTCCGCTCCGGCGGTCAAACGGCGGGTGGACCGGCTGCGGGCGGCCGGCGTGATCCGGGGCTTCACCGCCGTCGTCGACCCCGCCGCCGTCGGCTGGACCACCGAGGCGTTCGTCGAGCTGTTCTGCGCCGGCCGGACCACCCCGGCCCAGATCGGGGTCGCCACCCGCCGGCACCCCGAGGTGGTCGGCGCGTACACCGTCTCGGGCGAGGCCGACGCGCTCGTACACCTGCGGGCCGCCGACATCGGGCACCTGGAGGCGGCGCTGGAACGGCTGCGGGCCGAGTCCTTCGTGACCTCGACCCGGAGCACCATCGTGCTCTCCCGGCTCGTGGACTCCCCCGGCGTCGGCCCCTCGCCCCGCTGA